One stretch of Cedecea neteri DNA includes these proteins:
- a CDS encoding AraC family transcriptional regulator has translation MNRQAICQQLTDKINQLILKEKSDVFFDGVRLMYGTKPMVRTPVMYDPGIVFLFSGHKTGYLNDRVFRYDANEYLLLTVPLPFECETFATADVPLAGMRVKVDIQQLQDLLMDIGEDDLFRPQSCTDGINSAELSEEILCATERLLDVLERPLDARVLGKQIIREILYHVLTGPSGGALLALVSRQTHFSLISRVLRRIENQYTENLSVDQLAAEANMSVSAFHHNFKSVTSTSPLQYLKSYRLHKARMLMLHDGMKASAAAIRVGYESASQFSREFKRYFGVTPGEDMARMRVI, from the coding sequence ATGAACCGCCAGGCTATCTGCCAGCAGCTGACGGATAAAATCAATCAGCTGATTTTAAAAGAAAAAAGTGATGTATTTTTTGATGGCGTAAGGCTGATGTACGGCACCAAACCGATGGTACGTACCCCGGTAATGTACGATCCGGGCATTGTTTTTCTCTTTTCAGGCCATAAAACGGGTTATCTCAACGACCGCGTATTCCGCTATGACGCCAACGAATACCTGCTCCTGACGGTGCCTTTGCCCTTTGAGTGCGAAACCTTTGCGACAGCCGACGTGCCGCTCGCGGGGATGCGCGTGAAGGTGGATATTCAGCAGCTGCAGGATTTGCTGATGGACATCGGCGAGGACGACCTGTTCCGGCCTCAGTCCTGCACCGATGGGATCAATTCAGCCGAACTGTCGGAAGAAATTCTTTGCGCCACCGAGCGGTTGTTGGACGTCTTAGAAAGGCCTCTTGATGCCCGGGTGCTGGGCAAACAAATTATCCGCGAGATCCTCTATCACGTGCTGACGGGGCCAAGCGGCGGGGCGCTGTTGGCGCTGGTTAGCCGCCAGACTCATTTTAGCCTCATCAGCCGGGTGCTGCGTCGGATTGAAAACCAGTACACCGAAAACCTGTCGGTAGACCAGCTGGCGGCCGAGGCTAACATGAGCGTGTCGGCGTTCCATCATAACTTTAAGTCGGTGACCAGCACCTCGCCGCTGCAATACCTGAAAAGCTATCGCCTGCATAAGGCAAGAATGTTAATGCTGCATGACGGTATGAAGGCAAGCGCGGCGGCTATTCGCGTCGGCTATGAAAGCGCTTCGCAGTTTAGCCGGGAGTTTAAGCGCTATTTTGGCGTGACGCCGGGGGAAGACATGGCGCGGATGCGGGTGATTTAA
- the yghB gene encoding DedA family general envelope maintenance protein YghB: MAVIKNIVEALWHHDFAALADPHVIGVVYCVMFATLFLENGLLPASFLPGDSLLLLAGALIAKGVMGFVPTLVILTVAASLGCWLSYLQGRWLGNTRTVKGWLAQLPTQYHQRATQMFDRHGLLALLAGRFLAFVRTLLPTMAGISGLSNRRFQLFNWLSGLLWVGVVTSLGYALSMIPFVKRHEDQVMTFLMILPVALLIFGLVGTLFVVLKKKVSAA; this comes from the coding sequence ATGGCTGTTATAAAAAATATTGTCGAGGCGCTCTGGCATCACGATTTTGCCGCGCTGGCCGACCCCCACGTTATTGGTGTTGTTTATTGCGTTATGTTCGCAACGCTTTTTCTGGAAAATGGGCTGCTTCCCGCTTCGTTTTTGCCGGGAGATAGCCTGCTGCTGCTCGCGGGCGCGCTAATAGCGAAAGGGGTAATGGGATTTGTTCCAACGTTGGTTATTCTTACCGTTGCCGCAAGCCTCGGCTGCTGGCTGAGCTATTTACAAGGCCGCTGGCTCGGCAATACCCGTACCGTGAAAGGCTGGCTTGCACAACTGCCAACCCAGTACCACCAGCGCGCCACGCAGATGTTTGACCGCCACGGCCTGCTGGCGCTGCTCGCTGGCCGCTTCCTGGCCTTTGTTCGTACGCTGCTGCCAACCATGGCGGGCATTTCGGGCCTCAGCAACCGTCGTTTTCAGTTATTTAACTGGCTGAGCGGGCTGCTGTGGGTGGGCGTTGTTACCAGCCTGGGCTATGCGCTCAGCATGATCCCCTTTGTTAAGCGTCATGAAGATCAGGTCATGACCTTCCTGATGATCCTGCCCGTTGCCCTGCTGATTTTTGGCCTTGTCGGCACGCTGTTTGTGGTGTTGAAAAAAAAAGTTAGCGCCGCGTAA
- the yqhD gene encoding alcohol dehydrogenase, producing the protein MNNFNLHTPTRILFGKGSLAELRDQIPADARVLVTYGGGSVIKTGVLGQVKDALKGLDVLEFGGIEPNPSYETLMKAVEIARKENVTFLLAVGGGSVLDGTKFIAAAAHYPQDIDPWNILLTRGNDVKSAIPMGSVLTLPATGSESNKGAVVSRRSTGDKQAFMSDFVQPVFAVLDPVYTYTLPPKQVANGVVDAFVHTIEQYLTYPVNAKVQDRFAEGILLTLVEDGPKALKDPENYDVRANVMWAATMALNGLIGAGVPQDWATHMLGHELTAMHGLDHAQTLAVVLPSLMNEKRNEKRAKLLQYAERVWNITSGSEDERIDAAIEATRNFFEKMGTATRLSAYGLDGSSIPALLVKLEEKGMTKLGEHQDITLDVSRRIYEAAR; encoded by the coding sequence ATGAATAACTTCAATCTTCATACCCCAACCCGCATCCTGTTTGGTAAAGGCTCCCTGGCAGAGCTGCGTGACCAGATCCCAGCGGACGCTCGCGTCCTGGTGACCTACGGCGGCGGCAGCGTGATTAAAACTGGCGTACTGGGCCAGGTTAAAGACGCGCTGAAAGGCCTCGACGTGCTGGAGTTTGGCGGCATCGAACCTAACCCGTCTTACGAAACGCTGATGAAAGCCGTGGAAATCGCGCGTAAAGAAAACGTGACTTTCCTGCTGGCAGTCGGCGGCGGCTCCGTGCTCGACGGCACTAAATTCATCGCGGCTGCGGCTCACTATCCGCAGGATATCGATCCGTGGAACATTCTGCTGACCCGCGGTAACGACGTGAAAAGCGCGATCCCAATGGGCTCCGTACTGACGCTGCCGGCCACCGGCTCCGAGTCCAACAAAGGCGCAGTGGTTTCCCGCCGTTCTACCGGCGACAAACAGGCGTTTATGTCTGATTTCGTACAGCCTGTCTTTGCGGTTCTGGATCCGGTTTACACCTACACCCTGCCGCCTAAACAGGTTGCTAACGGCGTGGTGGATGCCTTTGTTCACACCATCGAGCAGTACCTGACCTACCCGGTTAACGCCAAAGTTCAGGATCGTTTTGCCGAAGGCATTCTGCTGACGCTGGTTGAAGACGGCCCGAAAGCGCTGAAAGATCCGGAAAACTATGACGTTCGTGCGAACGTGATGTGGGCCGCGACGATGGCGCTGAACGGCCTGATCGGGGCCGGCGTGCCGCAGGACTGGGCAACCCATATGCTGGGCCACGAACTGACCGCAATGCACGGTCTGGATCACGCTCAGACCCTGGCGGTGGTTCTGCCTTCTCTGATGAATGAAAAACGTAACGAGAAGCGTGCCAAACTGCTGCAGTATGCAGAGCGCGTCTGGAACATCACTTCCGGCAGCGAAGACGAACGTATTGATGCTGCTATCGAAGCTACGCGCAATTTCTTCGAGAAAATGGGCACCGCGACTCGCCTGTCCGCCTACGGCCTGGACGGCAGTTCCATCCCCGCTCTGCTGGTGAAACTGGAAGAAAAAGGCATGACTAAGCTGGGTGAACATCAGGACATCACGCTGGACGTTAGCCGCCGCATTTACGAAGCCGCTCGCTAA
- the dkgA gene encoding 2,5-didehydrogluconate reductase DkgA — protein sequence MTHPTLIKLQDGNVMPQLGLGVWQASNDQVRTAIEKALEVGYRSIDTAAAYKNEDGVGAALKSAGVARDDLFITTKLWNSDQQRPRQALEDSLEKLQLDYVDLYLLHWPVPSKDRYLEAWKGLIELQKEGLVKSIGVCNFNINHLQRLIDETGVSPVINQIELHPLLQQRQIHAWNATHKIQTESWSPLAQGGEGVFDQKIIRDLAEKYGKTPAQVVIRWHLDSGLVVIPKSVTPARIAENFEVFDFRLDKDELAEIAKLDSGKRLGPDPDVFVG from the coding sequence ATGACTCATCCAACCTTAATCAAGCTCCAGGATGGCAACGTGATGCCGCAGCTTGGGCTCGGTGTCTGGCAGGCAAGCAACGACCAGGTCAGGACAGCCATTGAGAAAGCGCTGGAGGTGGGGTACCGCTCCATTGACACCGCCGCCGCCTACAAAAATGAGGACGGCGTAGGCGCCGCGCTGAAGAGCGCAGGCGTTGCGCGTGACGACCTGTTCATTACTACAAAGCTATGGAACAGCGACCAGCAGCGGCCTCGCCAGGCGCTGGAAGACAGCCTTGAAAAGCTGCAGCTCGACTACGTCGATCTCTACCTGCTGCACTGGCCGGTGCCGAGTAAGGATCGCTACCTCGAAGCCTGGAAAGGGCTGATTGAGCTGCAAAAAGAGGGCCTGGTGAAGAGTATCGGGGTGTGTAACTTCAATATTAATCATCTCCAGCGGCTGATCGACGAAACCGGCGTTAGCCCGGTTATTAACCAGATTGAGCTGCACCCACTGCTGCAGCAGCGCCAGATTCATGCGTGGAACGCTACCCATAAGATTCAGACCGAGTCATGGAGCCCGCTGGCTCAGGGCGGCGAAGGCGTGTTTGATCAGAAAATCATTCGTGATTTAGCGGAAAAATACGGCAAAACGCCGGCGCAGGTTGTGATTCGCTGGCACCTGGATAGCGGACTGGTGGTTATCCCTAAATCGGTCACGCCTGCTCGTATTGCCGAAAACTTTGAGGTGTTCGACTTCCGGCTGGACAAAGACGAGCTGGCTGAAATTGCGAAGCTCGACAGCGGCAAACGTCTTGGGCCAGACCCGGATGTGTTTGTCGGCTAA